The following coding sequences are from one Gigantopelta aegis isolate Gae_Host chromosome 15, Gae_host_genome, whole genome shotgun sequence window:
- the LOC121390507 gene encoding uncharacterized protein LOC121390507: MVPFELSVAAAVGGVTGAVLIVAVVAVVIIICIRVKRTPDKQNTDDDGDYVNRDSNPNNDVVNVNPFNSNNVNPYTDGNPYEHLQHNTVQYVNTPSSVDEDHVYLHVTEPTQTSDHV; the protein is encoded by the exons atggTTCCTTTCGAATTATcag TTGCAGCTGCAGTAGGTGGTGTCACTGGTGCAGTTCTTATAGTCGCTGTAGTGGCTGTTGTGATTATCATTTGTATAAG gGTAAAACGAACACCAGACAAGCAAAACACCGATGACGATGGAGATTATGTCAACAGGGACTCTAACCCTAATAACGATGTCGTCAATGTTAACCCTTTTAACAGTAACAATGTTAACCCTTATACTGATGGCAACCCTTACGAACATCTACAACACAACACTGTACAGTATGTTAATACGCCGTCGAGTGTTGATgaagaccacgtgtacctccacgtcactGAACCAACACAGACGTCAGATCACGTTTAG